Proteins from a genomic interval of Candidatus Nanopelagicales bacterium:
- a CDS encoding helicase HerA-like domain-containing protein: MAELLLGRTVGDAAPTAAADAAPAPGVSVSTGDLVTHGVIVGMTGSGKTGLGVVLIEECLAAGVPALLIDPKGDLTNLALVFPGLTGAEFEPWVDPAQAQADGSDLPTYAEKQATLWRNGLQPWGIGPDQMAEFKGTFDLAIYTPGSTAGIPLDVLGSLAAPQGADLEIMTDEIEGYVTSLLSVVGIAADPLSSREHILLSNIINAAWTAGEDIDLPTLLARVQQPPMRKLGVFELDQFFPAKDRMEFALRLNAVLAAPGFQNWITGQPIDIQSMLWTADGKPRCAVITTAHLSDADRLNATSLILAKLVTWMRRQSGTTDLRALLYMDEVAGYLPPTANPPTKKPIMLLMKQARAFGVGVVLSTQNPVDVDYKALSNAGTWMIGRLTTERDKSRLLEGMSSAAGGVDVAAVSDSISGLGKRQFLLRRAGGNEVSAFATKWARSYLRGPMTRDQIAQVMAGRPVPAAPISQAVPATPTVPAAPVTPMASPTAQVTEVGASPALSQPNGSAPPSASAAALAADETPVMPAVATGTTAAFLDPAAPWAGQIGAVPPTAAGPRLEAGAAARVMLRYDDARAGVVHDEEYEAVVFPLPAQTAALAPLVVDYDDRDLLADVPAQARFVLPTAKIDTKTYWTQLTRDLTDHLVRSKAVQVFANKTLKVYSRLGETEEDFRARCLALAMEQADKKTATLQTKYQTKLRSLQTKLATASGQVQAAEAQRNTGMLDSAASVLGGFLGGRRSTASIGAAARRAQSAQAKANAAQAKVGDLHGQVADLDAQLAGEVQAISQEWQAKAAEVVPVPITLAKSDVRIVDLRLVWVPVS; encoded by the coding sequence GTGGCGGAGCTACTACTGGGAAGAACGGTTGGTGACGCGGCGCCCACGGCTGCAGCGGATGCGGCGCCTGCGCCGGGAGTGTCGGTGTCCACCGGCGATCTGGTGACCCACGGGGTCATCGTCGGCATGACAGGATCGGGTAAGACCGGACTCGGCGTCGTGCTGATCGAGGAGTGCCTGGCCGCCGGAGTGCCCGCGTTGCTCATCGACCCCAAAGGGGATCTCACGAATCTGGCCTTGGTGTTCCCCGGCTTGACCGGTGCCGAGTTCGAGCCCTGGGTGGATCCAGCCCAGGCTCAGGCCGATGGTTCCGATCTGCCGACCTACGCGGAGAAGCAGGCGACCCTCTGGCGGAACGGCTTGCAGCCCTGGGGCATCGGCCCCGATCAGATGGCGGAGTTCAAAGGGACGTTTGACCTTGCCATTTACACCCCGGGTTCGACGGCCGGGATTCCACTCGACGTCCTCGGCTCACTGGCTGCGCCGCAGGGCGCTGATCTGGAGATCATGACCGATGAGATCGAGGGCTACGTCACCAGCCTGCTGAGCGTGGTAGGCATCGCCGCCGACCCGTTGTCGTCGCGCGAGCACATCCTGCTGAGCAACATCATCAATGCCGCTTGGACGGCCGGCGAGGATATCGACCTGCCCACCCTGTTGGCCCGGGTGCAGCAGCCCCCCATGCGCAAGCTGGGCGTGTTCGAACTCGACCAGTTCTTCCCTGCCAAGGACCGCATGGAGTTCGCTCTGCGCCTGAATGCGGTCCTGGCGGCGCCTGGGTTTCAGAACTGGATCACCGGCCAGCCGATCGACATCCAGTCGATGTTGTGGACCGCTGACGGCAAGCCGCGGTGCGCGGTGATCACCACAGCGCACCTGTCCGACGCTGACCGACTGAACGCCACCTCATTGATCCTCGCCAAGCTGGTGACATGGATGCGGAGGCAGAGCGGCACCACGGACCTGCGCGCCCTGCTCTACATGGACGAAGTGGCCGGCTATCTGCCTCCCACGGCCAACCCGCCCACCAAGAAACCGATCATGCTGCTCATGAAGCAGGCCCGAGCTTTCGGTGTGGGAGTGGTGCTTTCGACGCAGAACCCCGTCGATGTCGACTACAAGGCGTTGAGCAATGCCGGCACTTGGATGATCGGCCGGCTTACGACAGAACGAGACAAGTCGAGGTTGCTCGAGGGCATGTCCTCCGCAGCGGGAGGAGTCGATGTCGCCGCGGTGTCAGACAGCATCTCGGGTTTGGGCAAGCGTCAGTTCCTGCTGCGCCGGGCCGGTGGCAACGAGGTGTCGGCATTCGCCACCAAGTGGGCTCGAAGCTACCTGCGTGGTCCGATGACGCGCGACCAGATTGCCCAGGTCATGGCCGGGAGACCCGTGCCCGCGGCACCAATCTCGCAGGCAGTGCCCGCGACTCCGACTGTGCCCGCAGCTCCGGTGACTCCCATGGCTTCCCCTACGGCGCAGGTCACGGAGGTGGGCGCTTCGCCCGCGCTGTCCCAACCGAACGGCTCCGCTCCCCCTTCAGCTTCAGCTGCGGCCCTGGCCGCTGACGAGACTCCGGTGATGCCGGCGGTGGCCACGGGGACCACGGCAGCATTCCTCGATCCAGCAGCGCCGTGGGCGGGTCAGATCGGGGCGGTGCCTCCGACTGCCGCCGGCCCGCGCCTCGAGGCTGGGGCTGCGGCTCGGGTCATGCTGCGGTATGACGATGCTCGTGCGGGCGTGGTGCATGACGAGGAGTACGAGGCGGTGGTGTTCCCACTGCCCGCCCAAACGGCCGCACTCGCCCCGCTGGTGGTCGACTACGACGACCGTGACCTACTCGCCGACGTGCCGGCCCAGGCGAGGTTCGTCCTGCCGACGGCCAAGATCGACACCAAGACCTACTGGACGCAGTTGACCCGGGACCTGACCGATCACCTCGTGCGCAGCAAGGCGGTGCAGGTGTTCGCGAACAAGACACTGAAGGTCTACTCCAGGCTGGGGGAGACGGAGGAGGACTTCCGAGCGCGGTGCCTGGCTCTCGCCATGGAGCAAGCGGACAAGAAGACCGCAACTCTTCAGACCAAGTACCAGACCAAGTTGCGGTCGTTGCAGACCAAGTTGGCAACGGCGTCGGGTCAGGTGCAGGCCGCCGAGGCGCAGCGGAACACGGGAATGCTGGATTCCGCGGCATCCGTGCTCGGCGGCTTTCTGGGCGGCCGCCGGTCGACTGCATCGATCGGGGCTGCCGCTCGTCGCGCGCAATCCGCCCAGGCCAAGGCGAACGCAGCGCAGGCGAAGGTCGGCGACCTTCATGGCCAGGTGGCTGACCTCGATGCCCAACTCGCCGGGGAGGTCCAGGCCATCAGCCAGGAGTGGCAGGCCAAGGCGGCCGAGGTCGTCCCGGTACCGATCACCTTGGCCAAGTCCGACGTCCGCATCGTCGACCTGCGCTTGGTCTGGGTGCCCGTCTCCTGA
- a CDS encoding HEAT repeat domain-containing protein: MGESALWTLVVRAIREVIVMPMWEIIIIATCIAVPIIVIAIIAVLKMQRDGREIAIIERRGHYYRLVAEKKCEALVDEAMRSRETRTALIDIINRSGYEIFTPVPLGTPLAARAQRLLALPEATDRAMGVYILNLFQEPAGLDAARTAIHDADPDVHLTAVRVLGLIGNDHSASILVDALRRGEVAWERVVERFNGPWALPELIKAIQTPITESTREKHFHARLARALGLLGDAAAEPHLQRLLGEGNVEERINVVRALGQ; encoded by the coding sequence ATGGGCGAAAGCGCGCTCTGGACACTGGTTGTGCGGGCGATCCGGGAGGTGATCGTGATGCCCATGTGGGAGATCATCATCATCGCCACCTGCATCGCGGTCCCGATCATCGTCATCGCCATCATCGCAGTGCTCAAGATGCAGCGGGATGGTCGCGAGATAGCGATCATCGAACGGCGCGGCCACTACTACCGTTTGGTTGCGGAGAAGAAGTGCGAGGCGCTGGTCGATGAGGCGATGCGCAGTCGAGAGACCCGGACTGCGCTCATCGACATCATCAACCGCTCGGGATACGAAATCTTCACTCCCGTCCCGCTGGGGACCCCGCTGGCCGCACGTGCGCAGCGCCTCCTGGCTCTGCCAGAAGCGACCGATCGTGCCATGGGTGTCTACATCCTCAACCTGTTCCAGGAACCCGCGGGACTGGACGCCGCCCGCACGGCGATCCACGACGCCGATCCCGACGTCCACCTGACTGCGGTCCGGGTCCTCGGGCTCATCGGGAACGACCATTCGGCGAGCATCCTGGTCGATGCGCTGAGGCGCGGTGAGGTGGCGTGGGAACGCGTCGTGGAGCGGTTCAACGGCCCGTGGGCGCTCCCTGAACTGATCAAGGCGATCCAGACACCGATCACAGAGAGCACCCGGGAGAAGCACTTTCACGCCCGACTCGCGCGGGCGCTAGGCCTGCTCGGCGATGCGGCCGCCGAGCCCCACCTGCAACGCCTGCTGGGGGAGGGAAACGTCGAGGAACGCATCAACGTCGTCCGCGCCCTCGGGCAGTGA
- a CDS encoding glycosyltransferase — protein MVLVVLQFTLSVVFLLYYAYVNVVSLALTYWGLRGVSDFVQRRPLRVYQEVAESPLSTPISILVPAYNEELTIVDSIGTLLYSNFANFNIIIINDGSQDKTVEQLVNAFKMVEIDLTANAHIPTQEVVGTYMSTKDSRIVLIDKVNGGKADALNTGINYARYPLVCCLDADTLLDEWALARIVFEFEADPTTVAIGGIVRVANGSTVQKGRLTNVSTPRGFLPNVQIVEYLRAFLGSRIGWSTARCLLIISGAFGVFKRETLLKVGGYDTDTVGEDAELVLRLDKFHRDHKIPYRIAFHPDPICWTEVPVNAKILSSQRDRWQRGLAQLLWRHKEMMFNPKYGRMGMITLPFFLIVELLGPVIELAGYAYVVLGFIFGWLWTELVLLITLISLTTGVVLTLLVIVIEQRAFARYPSWRDLWYMVSITFFESFGYRQYLAWVRAKALLLMVFRKTGWGTMTRKGFSETPVPLAED, from the coding sequence ATGGTTCTCGTCGTCCTGCAGTTCACGCTCTCGGTGGTATTCCTCCTTTACTACGCCTACGTGAATGTGGTGTCCCTGGCGCTCACCTACTGGGGGCTACGCGGTGTGTCGGACTTCGTGCAGCGGCGACCGTTGCGCGTCTATCAGGAAGTCGCGGAATCGCCGCTGAGTACGCCCATCTCGATTCTCGTGCCTGCCTATAACGAGGAACTCACCATCGTCGATTCGATCGGAACTCTGCTCTACAGCAACTTCGCGAACTTCAACATCATCATCATCAACGACGGATCACAGGACAAGACGGTCGAGCAACTCGTCAATGCTTTCAAGATGGTCGAGATCGATTTGACCGCCAACGCTCATATCCCCACGCAGGAGGTTGTCGGGACCTACATGAGCACCAAGGATTCTCGGATAGTCCTCATCGACAAGGTGAATGGAGGAAAGGCAGACGCCCTGAACACGGGGATCAACTATGCACGGTATCCACTGGTGTGCTGCCTTGACGCGGACACCCTGCTCGACGAATGGGCGCTGGCCCGTATCGTCTTCGAGTTCGAGGCGGACCCGACCACTGTCGCCATCGGGGGGATCGTTCGCGTCGCCAATGGCTCAACAGTCCAGAAGGGGCGGCTCACCAACGTCAGCACACCACGAGGCTTCCTTCCCAACGTCCAGATAGTCGAGTATCTGCGCGCATTCCTCGGATCACGGATCGGGTGGTCCACCGCCCGATGTCTTCTCATCATTTCGGGAGCGTTCGGCGTCTTCAAACGGGAGACCCTGCTCAAGGTCGGCGGGTACGACACAGACACCGTGGGCGAAGATGCCGAGCTCGTGCTGCGTTTGGACAAGTTCCACCGAGATCACAAGATCCCGTACCGCATCGCCTTTCATCCGGACCCGATTTGCTGGACGGAGGTTCCGGTCAACGCGAAGATCCTCTCCAGTCAACGGGATCGGTGGCAGCGTGGCCTGGCGCAACTCCTCTGGAGACACAAGGAGATGATGTTCAATCCGAAGTACGGCCGCATGGGAATGATCACGCTGCCGTTCTTCCTGATCGTGGAGCTTCTTGGGCCTGTCATCGAACTGGCGGGGTACGCCTATGTGGTGCTGGGCTTCATATTCGGCTGGTTGTGGACCGAACTCGTTCTCCTGATCACCCTGATCAGCCTGACCACCGGAGTTGTCCTCACCCTGTTGGTCATCGTCATCGAACAGCGCGCGTTCGCCCGTTACCCCAGTTGGCGCGATCTCTGGTACATGGTGTCGATCACCTTCTTCGAGAGTTTCGGGTATCGCCAGTACCTGGCCTGGGTCCGAGCGAAGGCGCTCCTCCTCATGGTGTTCCGCAAGACAGGGTGGGGAACCATGACTCGGAAAGGGTTCTCGGAAACGCCCGTCCCGCTGGCCGAGGACTAG
- a CDS encoding aldo/keto reductase yields MITRRFGRTGLDMPVFSCGGMRFQSSWRDTGQEIDPSAQAALADTVRTGLELGINHIETARGYGTSERQLGMLLPELDRDALILQTKISPQPDPTVFLDHVRESLRRLNTDRVDLLALHGVNTWEKFWWAVRPNGCLAAARELQQRGQVGSVGFSTHGTTDLITSALEHEGDGGFDYVNLHWYFITQRHQPALDVATQRDIGVFIISPADKGGRLYEPPQKLVDLCAPLHPLVFNNAWCLANPQVHTLSLGAARPSDFDPVPDSLAALEHPELLAAIEQRLHSAMRDATGVDHPDELWQGLPDFAVAPGFVNLRVITWLRGLVLGWDMEKYAQGRYRMLGTAEDWFPGLNAAHATELDFAAAVRESPFADQIPSWLAETHLMLGGESVARLSQS; encoded by the coding sequence GTGATCACTCGTCGCTTCGGCCGTACCGGCCTGGACATGCCGGTCTTCAGCTGCGGAGGAATGCGGTTCCAGAGCAGCTGGCGCGACACCGGACAAGAGATCGACCCGAGCGCCCAAGCCGCGCTGGCCGACACTGTTCGCACCGGACTCGAGTTGGGCATCAACCACATCGAAACTGCACGTGGGTACGGCACCTCCGAGCGTCAACTCGGCATGTTGCTGCCGGAGTTGGATCGCGACGCCCTCATCTTGCAGACCAAGATCAGTCCTCAGCCCGATCCGACCGTCTTCTTGGATCATGTCCGTGAGTCACTGCGTCGACTGAACACCGACCGAGTGGATCTGCTCGCTCTGCATGGCGTCAATACTTGGGAGAAGTTCTGGTGGGCGGTGCGTCCGAATGGCTGCCTCGCTGCCGCCCGCGAACTGCAGCAGCGCGGGCAGGTCGGTTCGGTCGGCTTCTCGACGCACGGAACCACCGACCTGATCACGTCAGCCCTGGAACATGAGGGCGACGGAGGATTCGACTACGTCAACCTGCACTGGTACTTCATCACCCAGCGACACCAACCGGCGCTGGATGTGGCCACGCAGCGCGACATCGGGGTGTTCATCATCAGCCCGGCTGACAAGGGTGGGCGTCTTTATGAGCCACCGCAGAAACTGGTCGATCTCTGCGCCCCGCTGCATCCGCTGGTGTTCAACAACGCCTGGTGCCTGGCCAATCCGCAGGTGCACACCTTGAGTCTCGGGGCGGCCCGGCCCTCGGACTTCGATCCCGTCCCGGATTCGCTCGCGGCGCTGGAGCACCCCGAGTTGCTCGCTGCCATCGAACAAAGACTCCATTCCGCCATGCGAGATGCGACCGGGGTCGACCATCCCGATGAGCTGTGGCAAGGACTGCCCGACTTCGCGGTCGCCCCGGGATTCGTCAATCTCCGCGTGATCACCTGGCTGCGTGGATTGGTACTCGGTTGGGACATGGAGAAGTACGCGCAAGGCCGGTATCGAATGCTCGGCACCGCCGAGGACTGGTTCCCTGGCTTGAATGCCGCGCATGCGACCGAGTTGGACTTCGCGGCCGCTGTGCGCGAGTCCCCCTTTGCTGACCAGATTCCCAGCTGGTTGGCCGAGACTCACCTCATGCTGGGCGGGGAATCCGTCGCCCGGCTCAGTCAGAGCTGA
- a CDS encoding VWA domain-containing protein: MTDRTRPFFVPLIYRLRQLGVPVGAQEAVALADALEAGLHNESLDGYYFLARSILIHHEGHLDAFDRAFLAEYKGIDDAALTLTDELRQWLDEARAELAELGIDEQEFIDSIDIDELRELFEQRKREQTERHDGGDTWIGTSGTSPFGEAGFAPGGISTGSSGGGRMAFHTADARQYQGYRSDVVLDIRQMEVALRRLRAFVREGADVELDIERTIDATARNAGEIEVVVRPPSRPNTHVILLIDVGGSMYPYSSLMSQLFSATRKATHFKELRTHYFHNLPYGKVYDTDHFTDPIWLHDLMRQCGSHYKLIVVGDAYMAPYELGQRGQIAPDDRTGVSGLEWLRMLRHHFPSSVWLNPEPQSRWSGSTIDVIASVIDMYPLTVNGLTESMNHLRRTA, from the coding sequence ATGACCGACCGCACCCGCCCCTTCTTCGTTCCGCTGATCTACCGGCTGCGTCAGCTCGGGGTTCCCGTCGGGGCGCAGGAAGCGGTTGCACTGGCCGATGCCCTGGAAGCCGGGCTGCACAACGAATCGCTGGACGGCTACTACTTCTTGGCCCGCTCGATCCTGATCCACCACGAAGGGCATCTGGACGCGTTCGATCGGGCGTTCCTGGCGGAGTACAAGGGAATCGACGACGCAGCCCTTACCCTCACTGACGAACTGCGGCAGTGGCTCGACGAAGCTCGCGCGGAACTGGCGGAGTTGGGCATCGATGAACAGGAGTTCATCGATTCGATCGACATCGACGAATTGCGCGAGTTGTTCGAGCAGCGCAAACGGGAACAGACCGAACGCCATGACGGGGGTGATACGTGGATCGGCACGTCGGGTACGTCACCGTTCGGAGAAGCGGGGTTCGCGCCCGGTGGGATCAGCACCGGCAGTTCGGGGGGTGGTCGCATGGCGTTCCACACCGCTGATGCCCGGCAATACCAGGGCTACCGTTCCGACGTCGTGCTGGACATCCGCCAGATGGAGGTCGCGCTTCGTCGCCTGCGGGCATTCGTCCGCGAGGGAGCCGACGTCGAACTCGACATCGAACGCACCATCGATGCGACTGCTCGGAATGCCGGCGAGATCGAAGTCGTGGTCCGGCCCCCGAGCAGACCCAATACGCATGTGATCCTGCTGATCGACGTGGGTGGATCGATGTACCCCTACAGCAGCCTCATGTCCCAGTTGTTCAGCGCCACCCGCAAGGCCACGCACTTCAAGGAACTGCGCACGCACTACTTCCACAACCTGCCCTACGGCAAGGTCTACGACACCGACCACTTCACTGACCCGATCTGGCTGCACGATCTCATGCGGCAGTGCGGCAGCCACTACAAACTGATCGTCGTCGGCGATGCCTACATGGCGCCCTACGAACTGGGGCAGCGTGGCCAGATCGCCCCGGACGACCGGACCGGAGTGTCCGGCCTCGAGTGGCTGCGGATGCTCCGGCACCACTTTCCGTCCAGCGTGTGGCTGAATCCGGAGCCCCAATCACGCTGGTCGGGATCGACGATCGACGTCATCGCCTCGGTGATCGACATGTACCCACTCACCGTCAACGGCCTGACCGAGTCGATGAACCACTTGCGCCGCACCGCTTGA
- a CDS encoding MoxR family ATPase yields the protein MTDTPTGFSGTDSYLTNAALEAAVHAALVLEKPLLVRGEPGTGKTLLAEAIAEAEGLDLITWHIKSTTRAQDGLYHYDTVQRLYDSRFGDHDVRDIREYIHMGPVGRAFQSERRAVLLIDEIDKADIEFPNDLLHELDRMRFTVAETGDVVAARRRPIVVITSNAEKELPDAFLRRCVFHFIDFPDRDLMSRIVEVHHPGLDEQLLQNALDVFYGVRDMDRLRKRPSTSELIDWIAMLQSMGVTEVTQDANTPFLGTLLKKEQDLRTFDDDANGRNRRRFM from the coding sequence GTGACCGACACACCCACCGGATTCTCCGGCACCGATTCCTACCTGACCAACGCCGCTCTCGAGGCCGCGGTTCACGCTGCGCTGGTGCTCGAGAAACCACTGCTCGTGCGCGGCGAACCGGGCACGGGCAAGACCTTGCTGGCCGAGGCGATCGCCGAGGCCGAGGGCCTGGACCTGATCACCTGGCACATCAAGTCCACCACCCGCGCACAGGACGGTTTGTATCACTACGACACCGTGCAGCGGCTCTACGACAGTAGGTTCGGCGACCATGACGTTCGCGATATCCGTGAGTACATCCACATGGGTCCGGTGGGGCGCGCGTTCCAATCCGAGCGCCGAGCGGTGCTGCTGATCGACGAGATCGACAAGGCAGACATCGAGTTCCCGAACGACTTGCTGCACGAGCTGGATCGCATGCGATTCACCGTGGCCGAGACCGGCGACGTCGTTGCTGCCCGCCGGCGACCCATCGTCGTGATCACCTCTAATGCCGAGAAGGAATTGCCCGATGCGTTCCTACGCCGCTGTGTGTTCCACTTCATCGACTTCCCCGACCGGGATCTGATGAGCCGCATCGTCGAGGTGCACCATCCCGGCCTCGACGAGCAACTGCTGCAAAACGCCCTTGACGTGTTCTACGGAGTTCGCGACATGGACCGGCTGCGCAAACGCCCCAGCACCAGCGAGTTGATCGACTGGATCGCGATGCTGCAGTCCATGGGGGTCACGGAAGTCACCCAAGACGCAAACACGCCCTTCCTCGGCACGCTGCTGAAGAAGGAACAGGATCTGCGGACCTTTGACGACGATGCCAACGGCCGCAACCGACGCCGCTTCATGTGA
- a CDS encoding DUF302 domain-containing protein: MAFGTSITVDQPFDEALAATREVLARQGFGVITEIDMQATMKNKLGEEYAPFVILGACNPNFAHQALGVDPSVATLLPCNVVVREEGGAVEISTLDPQLLVQATGTDELAPLAGQLTDLLAAAFADLAT; encoded by the coding sequence ATGGCTTTCGGAACATCGATCACTGTGGACCAACCGTTCGACGAAGCGCTCGCCGCGACCCGCGAAGTGCTCGCCCGCCAGGGATTCGGTGTCATCACCGAGATCGACATGCAGGCGACCATGAAGAACAAGTTGGGGGAGGAGTATGCGCCGTTCGTGATCCTCGGGGCCTGCAACCCGAACTTCGCACACCAAGCCCTCGGGGTCGATCCTTCCGTCGCGACACTGCTGCCCTGCAATGTCGTAGTACGCGAAGAAGGCGGAGCCGTCGAGATCTCGACACTCGACCCCCAGTTGCTGGTGCAGGCGACGGGCACTGACGAGTTGGCACCGCTGGCCGGGCAGTTGACCGACTTGCTCGCCGCCGCATTCGCCGACCTGGCGACCTGA